CCATGAAACGTGCTTTGAGGGAGTAATCTGGATGGATTTGGTTCTTACTTTCTTTGTGTTTGTCTTTGACCTATTTTATATCCATTCTAGTAAATAACTAAATCTATATATTTAACAGGTTAGTTATCAGTTGGTGTTTTGATTGTAGATATGTACTTTGTGAATGAACACAATTTGGTATCCATATCTTTCAGTGATGCTCATTTAAATTCATCTACGTACATGATCAAAAGTGCTTCTGTGAAGCTACAAAAATAGTGATCAAGAGACTGTACATGCTAGCACATGAAGAAAAAATAGTGACACCTTGACTTTATAATATGCTGAACCTGCAGTGCTTCGTTGATCAGTTTCAGTTCACCTGATATGGGTTCACTAATGCAACAGACACAAGGCCAACACAAGTCTTGTACTATTGTCCTAATTGGGTATGAGTTGGGTAGTAAAAGTATATGTACTAGTGAttgtcataataaataaatatcgaCAAcataaaattgtcttagaagaGCTTCTCAGCAATACCAAATTCAACCAGCAAATACTCCAATGGATCATGCTGCTATATTCCTCccaaagatcatttaatgggttttttcaatttcaacacATTTTTTAATGGGTTTTTTCATTGATTGCCGAGATTCAACCATGTTTGTTATATATTGAGACATAATCAATCAAGTACACCACTCACAGCAGAAGGTTTATAAGCTGTAAAGGTACATGTAACCATAAACAAAAATAGTCTCCAAGACTATAAAAACATTACATTTTAGACAAATTAGTCTTCTTCCACTTCATCCTCCGTCAACACCTACTATAACTGCTGGTGTTGCTGCTGCCTAACATGTATCATATTCACTACATACATCTTAGTAGGAGTAGCCTTTGACGAACAACTCCTTCTTGGCTTCCTCGGATTCACCCTCACCGGTGTACTTCCCAAGCTGGGCGAGCGAGTTGGACTTGGCACGGAAAAGGAGTGCATCTTGTGCCGCCTTCACGTTCTCTGGGCGGCCTCCCCATGTCTTCAAGGCAGTGTTTTGGAGGGCTCTGGCATACGAGAACGACACGTGCCACGGGTTTGGAGATTGGTTCATGGCATTCAAGTTGAGGGTAGCTTCAACCTCAGACTGTCCACCAGACAAAAACTGCATAGCACAGGATTGGTTAATTAGCACATGAAAGGGAGGGAAGTTAGGAATGCAAAGAATGATGATGCATTTGGCATTACCATAATTCCAGGGACAGCAGGGGGAATTCTCCTGTGAAGGAGCTTGAGGGTGTAATCAGCAACTGTCTGAGGACTGGCCTTGTCCTTGGACTCAGCTCCAGGTGTAACCATGCTAGGCTTAAGAAGAATACCCTCAAAAAGGACATTGTTCTCAGCaaggtagaagaaaacctcTGCCCAGACCTTTTTTGCTACTTCAAAAGTTCTGTCAATACCATGCTCCCCATCAAGCAAGATCTCTGGTTCCACAATTGGGACCAATCCATTGTCCTAAAACAACCATAAGATGAAAACATTAGAAATTTATAGGTCCTCTTCCTaggtttatataaaaaaaagtatcctACCACACATCACCTATGAATAGAagtgtaacaaaaaataaaatcattaatataaCTTAAGTGCTATTTCTCACCTGAGCAATTGCTGCATAGCGAGCCAGACCCCAGGCAGCTTCCTTAACTGCCAGAGCAGAGGGACCGTTGGGGATGCTCACAACAGTACGCCTGATATGGAATTGGGGATTGGTATAATATGATGAAAAAGATGAGCAAGAAGTACAGCACAAGAAAAGGAGGGCATGGAATtatgaaaatgattttgctGCCACCACAAAGGGGGGGAAGTTAGCACTCACCATTTGGCGAAACGGGCACCTTGCTGGTAGTATGCAGCCGAGCGAGAGGCAAGACCATCAAGACCTTGGCACCATGACTCGTCGTTGGAACCAGCAAGGGGTACCAAACCCTGTTGTTCTCGACACATAAACCACACATTAGTGCATACAATGTTATACATATTCAAATTCTCCCTTTTGAGTTTAACTTCAAAATTTTCACTATTATAGACTACAAAAAGCTAATCTCCAGTATGTTACAACTAACTAGTGTTTATGTGAGGCATGTGACATCTTTCCATATGGCCACTCTAACAAATATCTGGATGATTGATAGTACAATTAAACATAAGTACATATCATATTGGCATCAAAACTAGTGCTTATTCTTTTCCATTATCATTTCAGGCATGGCACAGACTGAAATGGCATTTAACTACATAGAAAGGAAAGGGAAGGATAGGGTGACTCCTAAATCCAAAAGGCTTACCTTGTCGACTTTAATACCGGGAACAATGTTTTGCTCGAGGAGCACGTCGACAATCTTCCTGCCATCAGTTGTGGATTGGTAGAGAGTTTCCTCAAAGAGAATGGCACCAGAGATGTACTGACCAAGTCCTGGAACTGTCACAAGGAGGGTACGGTATGCCTGGCGGTTAGCTTCAGTGTTCTCTAGCCCAATTGAAGCCAAACGCTTCCCACAGGTAGCATTGGACTCATCCATGGCCAAAATACCCCTCCCTGGTGAAGCCACTGTTTTCTGTTTCCACACAAACAAGCAAGAAAACGCACAGCAAAATATTATTGCATCAACAATGTGAAAACCATTACTTAGGGGGCAAACTAGGACAGCAAAGATTTATTTGGCTTCTAAGATAAAGAGAACATACTTCAGCGAATAAAGTGTGGTTATAATTGATGATTAGAAAATTTTCATAATCACTACTTATGCATGTATTTAATCATAATCTCAATTGTGACAATTATAACTACACTTTATCCTCTAAATTTTTACAAAGCCAatgtgaaaacaaaaataactcagCAGCGCTAAGAAGAAAATGGATTATGGGTGTGAAATGAATAGTTCAATTAAGTTTTGTTACaagaaacttttaatatttgaatcttAAAAACTTTTCCATAAGTACTTGAGAAGCTAAATTGAACATATTCAGTTTCTCTATAAGCTAAAATGAACTTATGCTTGCTTGTTAacttttgaagaaattaaatgGGAAAGCCTAATATGTATAAAAGTTAAGtgcattattattatcataccGCGGTCTTAACGAGCTCATCAGCATAGGAACCAGCTCTGATGGTGAGGCCTGATGGGGTGGTGGGGTTGCATCTCACAACTGATGCAGCAGAAGGTTGGCGAAGTGTTTGTCCCTTCACCCACTCAGACTTGTCAAGAACAAGTGAAGACTTGAGAAGAGATGCTGATGCAGAGGCCATTGTTCACTGCAGGTGTTAGGCACTTAGCACTACTTCAATATCTTATCTCCTACAGCAACCTTTGTAGTTGTATGCACCTCTTTACCACACATGCACAGCTTTCACTTCATTTATAGTTCTCAAGTGATGTCTCGTTTGAGGCTGCTGTGAGCTAACCTATCCTCACTTGACATGTGGATGATGATAACTTCAgccttcttccttccttcccaTTCTCCTTTGCCATTTATTTCGTGGTTCAAATGGATGGTTTTTTTCAAGCCTCGTAAAAATTACttggaaaatagaaaaaataaaacatagatATTTGTTTTCCCTAGTCGTGACAAATGTATTCCATGCACCAAAAAGGGTACCAATTATTGTTGTCCGTAGGGGGAAGAAAACGACCAAAGATGTATGAGGTTATAATTTACCTTGCTGATTAACTGTTTTGTCTCCTTGTTACTGATTTATGGTCTTGGTTCAATGAAAAGATGTTGTGAGATTGAGGTAACGATGTCTCCAGATCATACCTTGTCAATTGGCTCCTTGTAATTATGCCTTCTTCCCCTGCCCCAATCGAACGGCTGTCATATTTCAATGGCCTAATTAACTCATAAATACAAACTATAGTAGTATTAATGTCACGCTCTtattgttttaaactttaaatgcATGAACTCCTTCTGATAAGTACGAAGTATCATGgcagaaattaaattatagtatTTCATATTCTATTGTCAAATATTGGGGTAGAAGATGCTGATTTGTAATTGTTGATACCAAAAGTCGAGAATTTTTCCCTGTGAAATGTAGTGGTGTTATAACGATATATCAATAAGAAATAGGTTGGTACTAGAAAGACCTAAAGATATCAATTGAAAAGCAAGTGGTAGaaaagtttgttgaaatggGAGTCCAAAGGGGATGCTGAATGCCCTTAAGAAACTAATTGGTTTCTAGCACATGGCGAACCAATAGTAAGCATTCGCACTTGTTATGCATACACGCATCTAATTAAATGATAGTACCTTTTTAATAAAGTTTGTCATGATCTAATTAATTTAGCATTACTGGTAATTAACTTGAAGTCTAAAACGGTAATGCTAATACGTTGATATTTAATTCCCTATTACACTAATTCTTAATCATACGGGGTGTTTTTCGAGGTTCGAGTTTTACTAGTATATACAGAGATGGAGGACGAATTGAAAATGTTTAAGGTTCATGCAGTTAATTAAGCCAGTCTAATTCTTGAAAGCGTTGGGTACTTCcatttttctgaattttttccCCTTAACTTCATCACTTTGAGCCTTATATTTTATGGGTCTCTGAAATTATGAATGCAAGCTTGTATCTCCACTTATcgaataatattttcatttcatgaGTTTCTCCACAACTTGCATAAGAGTATCAAAGAAACCTTAGCTGTCTATGATTATGGCTTGGTTATTGCGCATTAATAGTTTTGAGATgtcattaataataaaattcagcaAGTACTTTTTTCTATATGACACTGGCAGTTAGGAGCATTCACTTCCTGCAGCATCTTAAATCTTTCTACTACTCAAAAGGTTGAGTTCCCCTCGCATCTGATTTTCCACTTTCCATAGGAACCTTATTCTATTCTCTATTTCCATATACAGCCGAGTAGTACTTACTAGTGGAAAGGAAGGGAATCATTAATGTTATTAAGCTTAAAGATTCAAATCCCCCAAAGTCTTTCTATTCATGCTCTCGTCCTGGCAAATAAAGTTTATGAAAGCAAATCCTGGTATCCAGAAAGTCAGAAGTGGATGAATAATCAGTATGACGAATTTATTCAGAGGGTACTTTAAGCTCCCTTGTTAAATTCTATTTAGCTTATTATTTATGTTCCGTATTTCTTAACAGTGTAATATATTGATCTTTCCCTTTCTAATGAATTTATGAGAATACCATGATAtaggaatcaaattaaattgataGAATAACACCTGCTGTTGCTTGAATTTTGCATCCACTAAGTGGGACATTAAGCACACGCTTTATGTTTTGTGCAGCTCAACCTATCACCTATAATATGAAGGGAAACTGGATCTAAGAACCGttgaaagtaaaaattaattagggTCATCTATAGTTTTGACTTTTGATGCATTCACATTGTGCTTGAGAAGGAGACTAGGGTCATCTGTTACTTcattgatttgttttattttgtgcttGGTTGGAAAAACGGATTGATCAATGCTTACATTCCAAACCAACTAGCATTTCTTGTCAATTTTGTAGTAATTAGGCCACGGAAAATATAAGGACCGATATATTAACGATAGGCATCAAAAcgcaaataaattattattaaatttctaTTTAAACCTTCTACATCTTTTTGCTCAAGGTTATTATGTACcaaataattttacacattGGATGCCTATTatggttaaaagaaaaaatagacacTAATTAAATCCAGAAACTTGAAtagtaatttgaaattttactcGTTTGGTACCAATCTGGTAGTTTAAATATTACTCGAAGTATATGTAAGAAATGTATGTgtaaatatgtaatatttttctgtCTCTCCTGATCTCCTTCTACGTGACTCCAATtccaaatttgaaattgtttatcTTGTACTCATTTTTGTAAgtg
The nucleotide sequence above comes from Glycine soja cultivar W05 chromosome 11, ASM419377v2, whole genome shotgun sequence. Encoded proteins:
- the LOC114376067 gene encoding fructose-bisphosphate aldolase 1, chloroplastic; translation: MASASASLLKSSLVLDKSEWVKGQTLRQPSAASVVRCNPTTPSGLTIRAGSYADELVKTAKTVASPGRGILAMDESNATCGKRLASIGLENTEANRQAYRTLLVTVPGLGQYISGAILFEETLYQSTTDGRKIVDVLLEQNIVPGIKVDKGLVPLAGSNDESWCQGLDGLASRSAAYYQQGARFAKWRTVVSIPNGPSALAVKEAAWGLARYAAIAQDNGLVPIVEPEILLDGEHGIDRTFEVAKKVWAEVFFYLAENNVLFEGILLKPSMVTPGAESKDKASPQTVADYTLKLLHRRIPPAVPGIMFLSGGQSEVEATLNLNAMNQSPNPWHVSFSYARALQNTALKTWGGRPENVKAAQDALLFRAKSNSLAQLGKYTGEGESEEAKKELFVKGYSY